The DNA segment CCCGTTCTGCATATTTGTTTAGATGTGTTTATTAACAAATCGTCCGCGAGAATCCCTAACGGCGCTCATGAGCGTCTTAATACGTTCACGCTGGCTTCAATTATCTCTATTGAGATATAGTGATATTgaagaaagaaatacaaagaaaGCACATCATTCATTTATTTTCCCGCTTTAAAGGCAAACTGAAACAGGGGCCTTAGTCGAAGAGGTAGACTTTCTCTCCTTTTTCCACCGCATCCGCAACCTTGTTAAGAAGCTGTGCAACCCTTCTCATGTGCTCGATCGTTGGGTCTTGAGGGAAATCGGCAGCGCCTTCTGCAGAATAGAATGCCGGTGAGCCCTCGGCCGACCGTTGGAGCCATTTTCCCAGCTGCTCTAGAATCCAGCCGACAGGCTTCTTCCAGTACGGTGTCGTTGCGTCATCTGTGAAGTCGTCTATGAGATATGAGATGGCCTTGGAAGGCTCACACACATAACATAAATTTTGCTTTCCCAGTACGTATAGCTGTCCGGGAGTTCAAGAAATGTGCTCCGTAGTAATTACAAGCAAAAAGTATGGAACTTGTTAGGAATGTTTGTAGTGTTGAATAAAGTTGCATATTCCACCGCATATCCAGGCTTCAtatgtttatttctgcgttccgcCCTCTAAGTAAAGAGTCTTGTCAACTACTATCGAAAAGCTAGTAACGGTTTGTCACAAACTTTGCTAAGGCCTTTCTAAACGGATGTAGTTATATTGAACGTAGCAGCATTTACCACCCAGATAAACACATAAAAGAAAACGGCAGTGCCACGTGGATTACTCAGTAGTTAACACTACAAAATAAAGATACTTAGACGTCATCCCTGCCGTAACAGTTGTGCGCtttgcacacacaaaaaacatttttttacaggTAAACGCCTATGTATATAGATGATTATATAGAGCAATTAGCATAAATCTGTGCATTTTACAGCCTGTACACAATTTACCAAAAGACGCCAGACAACCTGCTAATTCAACTGAATCAATGAAATAGCTCTTCATGTCAAGCTCAATGTAACACCTTGAATACATAGCATAACGTAAGCCATCCTGTGGCTATGCATTCTGCAATATGCGGCTGAACATGAGGTGGTGGGCCAAATGCGTGCAGCGCCAAACCCATTTCAATGCGGCTGAGATGCAAAAATGTTTGTAGGAATGATTAAGGTGCCCGTTAAGGAAGCCCATGTGTTCCAAATTATTTCGAGTCCCAGACTACGGACTGCATTCTCATAATCATTTCGTTATTTTCACAGTAAAACACAAGAATTCATATCGTTCTGAGGTTAGCTTCGTAATGTCAGCACTT comes from the Dermacentor variabilis isolate Ectoservices chromosome 2, ASM5094787v1, whole genome shotgun sequence genome and includes:
- the LOC142572888 gene encoding uncharacterized protein LOC142572888 isoform X2 gives rise to the protein MKLAVTFLVVILAVTSTYGSPGYQRDEVDEDDATTPYWKKPVGWILEQLGKWLQRSAEGSPAFYSAEGAADFPQDPTIEHMRRVAQLLNKVADAVEKGEKVYLFD
- the LOC142572888 gene encoding uncharacterized protein LOC142572888 isoform X1, whose translation is MKLAVTFLVVILAVTSTYGSPGYQRDEVDEDDFTDDATTPYWKKPVGWILEQLGKWLQRSAEGSPAFYSAEGAADFPQDPTIEHMRRVAQLLNKVADAVEKGEKVYLFD